DNA sequence from the Streptomyces sp. MST-110588 genome:
AGATCGTCTGGAAGATCGCCGAACAGCTCCTGGACGGCATGGCCGAGGACATCGACCGGGATCTGGTCCGGGCCGGCTGCCTGCTGCACGACATCGGCGTGTACCGGCTCATCGACGGCGAGGGACGGCTCGACGGTAAGAACTACATCCGGCACGGCGTTCTCGGTCACGAGATCCTGGCGGCCGAGGGCATGCCCGAGGAGATCTGCCGTTTCTGTTCCTGTCATACGGGCGTGGGGCTGACCCGGCAGGACATCGTCTCCCAGGGGCTTTTGCTGCCGGCCGGCGACTACGTGGCCGTCAGCAGGGAGGAGCAGTTGGTCATGTACGCGGACAAGTTCCACAGCAAGTCCACCCCGCCGGTGTTCCTCTCGGGCGACACCTACGCCGCGCGTGTCCGGCGTTTCGGCGAGGACAAGGCGGAGGCGTTCACCGCTTTGCGCAAGACCTTCGGGGAGCCGGACCTGGAGGCTCTGGCGGTCTCCTACGGCCATGCCCTGACGTAGCGGGCCAGGCCGCAGACGCCCGAAATGGGGTCGAGGGGGTACGGGACATGAGATGTCCCGTACCCCCTCGACGCGCTACCGGGGCCGGCGTCAGCCGATCTGGCTCTTGATCCAGTCGCGGTACGCGACGACACCGGTGAATACCTCGCCGCCGACTCCGCACTTGTCGCCCAGGCTGCGGCTGTCGAGACCGACGAGCTGCCAGCGGCCCTTCACCTTCTGGATCGCCGGAGTGCCGGAATCGCCGCCGCAGGCGCCGCCGGGGCCGTCGTTGTCGTCCGCGCAGATGTCTCCGTCCACGGCGCCGAACGTGTCACTCTGGCACTTGGTCGCCGTGGGCTTGAGCGCCTTGAGGCTGATCTCCTGGAGCTTCTTGGGGAGCTTCGTCGGGTCGTGGAGACGCTCGGTGGTGTAGCCCCAGCCCATGGTCTTGAACGTGCTGCCTTCGGCGGGCAGTGCGGTCGCCATGGGAGCCGGCTGGTTGGGGACCTTCTCGGTGAGCTGCACCAGGGCGAGGTCGTACCCCTTGTTGCTGTCCCAGCCGGAGAACTTCCACTTCGGGTTGACCTTGAACTGCTTGGCCTGGGCGACGACTCCGCCCTGGGTGCGGTCGTTGGATCCGATCCGCGCATGGACCTTGGCCGGGTCCATGAGTTCGTACGGCTTCCCGTCCTTGCCCGGGTCGGTCACGCAGTGTGCCGCGGTGACGATCCAGTCGGGGGCGATGAGGGTGCCGCCGCACAGGTGGCTGTTGGGGTCGCCCTTGTTCTCCCACTGGAGGGAGACGATGAAGGGGTAGTTCTCCTTGGACTCGACGCCGCCGACGATCCCGGGCTGGTTCTCGCCGGGCGGCGGGGAGGACTGACCGGCGTAGGCGGCCGATCCGGCCGCCGCGACTCCGAACGCCACAGCCGCTATCGCGCCGGCGCGCATCTTCATTCTCAGCGTGCTAATTTTCCCGCTCCGATCTGGTCATAATCGAACGCACTCGGTCGAGAATTGACCCCCGACGGGCAGGAACCTAGCTCCCCCGCCGGAGCGGGATCAAGCTTCAAATTCTGTAGTTAAGCCAGGAGTTGAATGCGCAGCAAGCAACGGGCACGCGGGCCGCAAAAAGCCCGCTCGTCGGTATGTTTCCGTCCCGCGAGCGGGCTTCTGTTCATGCGCGGTCTTCGGCTCAGGCGGGCAGCGCATTCAAGCCCTGCGCGGCGTGGGCGACCGCCGCGGCGGCCAGGGCCCGGATGACCGGGTGGGGAAGAGTCCCGTCACCCGCCAGCTCGGGCTGGAACAAGGTGGCGAGGAAGAACGGGTGGTCCGGCAGTTCGGCCATGCGCACCTCGCCCGCCTCGTCGACGCCACCGAAGCGCATACCGTGCGCACGCAGCACATCCAGATGGGCCGAATTGGGGCCGTACGAACAGTGGTACCGCTCGACGGTCCGCTCGGCCCCCACAACGCGCTCCGCCAGCGACCCCGGCTCCACCTTGACCACGCCCTCGTGCCCGGCCAGGGAGCACGCCAGCGGGACGATCAGCAGCTCGTCGCCCTCCGGCTGGTTCTCGGCGTGGCCGATGCCGCCGAGCCCGCACACCTCGCGCGCGAACTCCAGCAGCGCGTGCTGGAACCCGGCACAGGTGCCCAGAAACGGAATGCCCCGCTCACGCGCCGTACGGACCGCCGCGAGCGCCCCGGCCTCACTGCGGTACGGGCTGCCGGGCATCAGCCAAATGGCATCGAATCCGGCGAGGGCGTCGGTGGATTCCGCGTCCTGGGTCGGTATCCAGTAGGCGTCCAGGACCAGTTGGTCGCGCCGGGCCAGCGCGTCGAGAAGGCCGGGAATGCGGGCATGGGCCCGCACGCCGGGCGAGCGGTCGCCCACCAGCGCGAGCCGGGCCGTCGAAGTGTGCACGGAATTCGTGGCTTTGGTCATGTGGTCATCCTGGCCCGGCAGCCGACTTCAGCGCCAACGATGATTCATGACCCGTCCATCAGCAATACTGATGGATCATGGATCCGCACCTTC
Encoded proteins:
- a CDS encoding serine protease; its protein translation is MKMRAGAIAAVAFGVAAAGSAAYAGQSSPPPGENQPGIVGGVESKENYPFIVSLQWENKGDPNSHLCGGTLIAPDWIVTAAHCVTDPGKDGKPYELMDPAKVHARIGSNDRTQGGVVAQAKQFKVNPKWKFSGWDSNKGYDLALVQLTEKVPNQPAPMATALPAEGSTFKTMGWGYTTERLHDPTKLPKKLQEISLKALKPTATKCQSDTFGAVDGDICADDNDGPGGACGGDSGTPAIQKVKGRWQLVGLDSRSLGDKCGVGGEVFTGVVAYRDWIKSQIG
- a CDS encoding HD domain-containing protein — its product is MQIPTPEAIRALHERHAPTAAAFNLVHTHCEIVWKIAEQLLDGMAEDIDRDLVRAGCLLHDIGVYRLIDGEGRLDGKNYIRHGVLGHEILAAEGMPEEICRFCSCHTGVGLTRQDIVSQGLLLPAGDYVAVSREEQLVMYADKFHSKSTPPVFLSGDTYAARVRRFGEDKAEAFTALRKTFGEPDLEALAVSYGHALT